In a genomic window of Cuculus canorus isolate bCucCan1 chromosome 4, bCucCan1.pri, whole genome shotgun sequence:
- the INTS10 gene encoding integrator complex subunit 10 isoform X7 — MKVLIVEVECLFETLPGRVQCEMLLKATEQCFNTLERAEMLLLLLRRFPETVVQHGVGLGETLLDAESIEDQESPVNCFRKLFVCDVLPLIINNPDVRLPASLLYKYLNKAAEFYINYVTRSAQTESQYQGSQDSSDIMSPSKRSSQKYVIDGLTEKSSQITDPWEKLFKILSVVGMRCEWQMDKGRRSFGDILHRMKDLCRYISNFDSDAHAKYKNQVVYSTMLVFFKNAFQYVSNIQPSLFQGPNAPNQVPLVLLEDVTNVYGDTDIDRNKHMHKKRKLAEGREKTMQSSDDEDPSGKARSRHITVNKADLANSIEVLESFKLARESWELLYSLESLDKEFTRICLSWKTDTWLWLRIFLTDMIIYQGQYKKAISSLHHLAALQGSHSPQQITGQGSLENQRALIQLATCHFALGEYRQTCEKVLDLMCCILLPIQEGGKVQEEQPKVKSKFRKGSDLKLWPCTSKAIMPYCLHLLLACFKLRAFTDSRDDMALGHVVVLLQHEWPRGENLFLKAINKICQQGNFQYENFFNYVTNIDMLEEFAYLRTQEGGKIHLELLPNQAMLIKTSSPPMGLLQQEFIPVLQPSIQTADRHHTVTRGITKGVKEDFRLAMERQVSRCGENLMVVLHRFCINEKILLLQTLT; from the exons ATGAAGGTATTAATTGTAGAAGTGGAAT gctTATTTGAAACCCTTCCTGGACGGGTCCAGTGTGAAATGTTACTGAAGGCCACTGAGCAGTGTTTTAACACATTAGAAAGGGCAGAAATGCTTCTACTACTTCTGCGACGTTTCCCAGAGACTGTGGTGCAACATGGG GTAGGCCTCGGAGAAACATTATTAGACGCTGAAAGTATTGAAGACCAAGAATCCCCAGTGaattgttttagaaaattatttg ttTGTGACGTTCTTCCTCTAATAATCAACAACCCTGATGTTCGTCTTCCGGCCAGCTTgttatataaatatctgaataaAGCAGCAGAATTTTATATTAACTATGTAACTAGATCTGCACAAACAGAAAGCCAATATCAAG GTTCACAAGATTCCTCTGATATTATGTCTCCAAGCAAGCGTAGCTCTCAGAAATATGTAATAGATGGTCTCACAGAGAAATCGTCCCAGATTACAGATCCTTGGGAgaagctatttaaaatattatctgtGGTGGGAATGAGGTGTGAATGGCAAATGGATAAGGGAAGAAG AAGTTTTGGTGATATTTTGCATCGCATGAAAGACCTCTGCAGATACATCAGCAACTTTGATAGTGATGCACATGCTAAATACAAGAATCAAGTTGTGTATTCCACAATGTTGgtcttctttaaaaatgcattccaGTATGTCAGCAACATCCAGCCATCACTCTTTCAAG GTCCAAACGCCCCAAACCAAGTCCCGTTGGTCCTTCTTGAGGATGTAACCAATGTCTATGGTGATACCGATATTGATCGTAACAAACACATGCACAAGAAGAGGAAACttgctgaaggaagagaaaaaacaatg CAGAGCTCAGATGATGAAGATCCTTCTGGGAAGGCACGAAGTCGCCATATTACAGTAAACAAGGCAGATCTTGCAAACTCTATTGAAGTATTAGAGAGCTTCAAACTGGCAAGAGAGAGCTGGGAGTTGCTCTATTCTCTGGAATCACTCGACAAAG AGTTCACCAGAATTTGTTTGTCGTGGAAGACAGACACGTGGCTTTGGTTGAGAATCTTTCTTACAGACATGATCATCTaccag GGGCAGTACAAAAAAGCAATTAGCAGCCTACATCACTTGGCAGCTCTTCAGGGCTCTCATTCTCCACAGCAAATTACAGGACAAGGATCATTAGAAAATCAGAGAGCGCTAATCCAGTTAGCAACATGCCACTTTGCCCTTGGAGAATATCGG CAAACATGCGAAAAAGTGCTTGACCTCATGTGCTGTATTTTACTTCCAATACAAGAAGGAGGTAAAGTACAAGAGGAGCAACCTAAAGTAAAGTCTAAATTCAGGAAAG GGTCTGATTTGAAGCTTTGGCCATGTACCAGCAAAGCTATCATGCCTTACTGCCTCCATCTATTGTTAGCTTGTTTCAAG cTCAGAGCTTTCACAGACAGCAGAGATGACATGGCCTTGGGTCACGTAGTTGTTCTGCTTCAGCATGAGTGGCCAAGGGGCGAGAACTTATTCCTGAAAGCCATCAACAAAATCTGCCAACAAGGAAACTTCCAGTATGAGAATTTTTTCAACTATGTCACAA atattGATATGTTGGAGGAGTTTGCTTATTTAAGAAcacaggaaggagggaaaattCATCTGGAACTTCTGCCAAATCAAGCAATGTTGATCAA gacttCTAGCCCTCCCATGGGGTTACTGCAGCAGGAATTCATACCTGTGCTACAGCCCAGCATACAGACTGCCGACAG GCATCATACAGTCACCCGAGGTATAACTAAAGGAGTGAAAGAAGATTTCCGCCTGGCCATGGAGCGCCAGGTCTCACGCTGTGGGGAAAATCTCATGGTGGTCTTGCATAGGTTCTGCATTAACGAGAAAATCCTGCTGCTTCAGACTCTTACTTGA
- the INTS10 gene encoding integrator complex subunit 10 isoform X6, giving the protein MSAQGDCEFLVKRARELVPGDLWAAKAWLITARSLYPADFNIQYEMYTIERNAERTASAGRLLYDMFVNFPDQPAVWREISIITSALRNDSQDKQTQFLRGLFETLPGRVQCEMLLKATEQCFNTLERAEMLLLLLRRFPETVVQHGVGLGETLLDAESIEDQESPVNCFRKLFVCDVLPLIINNPDVRLPASLLYKYLNKAAEFYINYVTRSAQTESQYQGSQDSSDIMSPSKRSSQKYVIDGLTEKSSQITDPWEKLFKILSVVGMRCEWQMDKGRRSFGDILHRMKDLCRYISNFDSDAHAKYKNQVVYSTMLVFFKNAFQYVSNIQPSLFQGPNAPNQVPLVLLEDVTNVYGDTDIDRNKHMHKKRKLAEGREKTMQSSDDEDPSGKARSRHITVNKADLANSIEVLESFKLARESWELLYSLESLDKEFTRICLSWKTDTWLWLRIFLTDMIIYQGQYKKAISSLHHLAALQGSHSPQQITGQGSLENQRALIQLATCHFALGEYRQTCEKVLDLMCCILLPIQEGGKVQEEQPKVKSKFRKGSDLKLWPCTSKAIMPYCLHLLLACFKLRAFTDSRDDMALGHVVVLLQHEWPRGENLFLKAINKICQQGNFQYENFFNYVTNIDMLEEFAYLRTQEGGKIHLELLPNQAMLINSRFSNSSLLYVTASEQLY; this is encoded by the exons ATGTCGGCGCAGGGGGACTGCGAGTTCCTGGTGAAGCGAGCGCGGGAGCTGGTGCCGGGGGACCTGTGGGCGGCCAAGGCCTGGCTCATCACGGCTCGGAGCCTTTACCCCGCCGACTTCAACATCCAG TATGAGATGTACACTATTGAGAGGAATGCTGAAAGGACAGCATCTGCAGGCAGGCTGCTCTACGACAT GTTTGTGAATTTTCCAGACCAACCTGCTGTATGGAGAGAGATTAGCATTATTACATCAGCATTAAGGAATGACTCACAGGACAAGCAGACACAATTTTTAAGAG gctTATTTGAAACCCTTCCTGGACGGGTCCAGTGTGAAATGTTACTGAAGGCCACTGAGCAGTGTTTTAACACATTAGAAAGGGCAGAAATGCTTCTACTACTTCTGCGACGTTTCCCAGAGACTGTGGTGCAACATGGG GTAGGCCTCGGAGAAACATTATTAGACGCTGAAAGTATTGAAGACCAAGAATCCCCAGTGaattgttttagaaaattatttg ttTGTGACGTTCTTCCTCTAATAATCAACAACCCTGATGTTCGTCTTCCGGCCAGCTTgttatataaatatctgaataaAGCAGCAGAATTTTATATTAACTATGTAACTAGATCTGCACAAACAGAAAGCCAATATCAAG GTTCACAAGATTCCTCTGATATTATGTCTCCAAGCAAGCGTAGCTCTCAGAAATATGTAATAGATGGTCTCACAGAGAAATCGTCCCAGATTACAGATCCTTGGGAgaagctatttaaaatattatctgtGGTGGGAATGAGGTGTGAATGGCAAATGGATAAGGGAAGAAG AAGTTTTGGTGATATTTTGCATCGCATGAAAGACCTCTGCAGATACATCAGCAACTTTGATAGTGATGCACATGCTAAATACAAGAATCAAGTTGTGTATTCCACAATGTTGgtcttctttaaaaatgcattccaGTATGTCAGCAACATCCAGCCATCACTCTTTCAAG GTCCAAACGCCCCAAACCAAGTCCCGTTGGTCCTTCTTGAGGATGTAACCAATGTCTATGGTGATACCGATATTGATCGTAACAAACACATGCACAAGAAGAGGAAACttgctgaaggaagagaaaaaacaatg CAGAGCTCAGATGATGAAGATCCTTCTGGGAAGGCACGAAGTCGCCATATTACAGTAAACAAGGCAGATCTTGCAAACTCTATTGAAGTATTAGAGAGCTTCAAACTGGCAAGAGAGAGCTGGGAGTTGCTCTATTCTCTGGAATCACTCGACAAAG AGTTCACCAGAATTTGTTTGTCGTGGAAGACAGACACGTGGCTTTGGTTGAGAATCTTTCTTACAGACATGATCATCTaccag GGGCAGTACAAAAAAGCAATTAGCAGCCTACATCACTTGGCAGCTCTTCAGGGCTCTCATTCTCCACAGCAAATTACAGGACAAGGATCATTAGAAAATCAGAGAGCGCTAATCCAGTTAGCAACATGCCACTTTGCCCTTGGAGAATATCGG CAAACATGCGAAAAAGTGCTTGACCTCATGTGCTGTATTTTACTTCCAATACAAGAAGGAGGTAAAGTACAAGAGGAGCAACCTAAAGTAAAGTCTAAATTCAGGAAAG GGTCTGATTTGAAGCTTTGGCCATGTACCAGCAAAGCTATCATGCCTTACTGCCTCCATCTATTGTTAGCTTGTTTCAAG cTCAGAGCTTTCACAGACAGCAGAGATGACATGGCCTTGGGTCACGTAGTTGTTCTGCTTCAGCATGAGTGGCCAAGGGGCGAGAACTTATTCCTGAAAGCCATCAACAAAATCTGCCAACAAGGAAACTTCCAGTATGAGAATTTTTTCAACTATGTCACAA atattGATATGTTGGAGGAGTTTGCTTATTTAAGAAcacaggaaggagggaaaattCATCTGGAACTTCTGCCAAATCAAGCAATGTTGATCAA ctctAGATTTTCAAACTCATCCTTGCTGTATGTCACTGCTTCTGAACAGCTATATTAA